A genomic region of Catalinimonas niigatensis contains the following coding sequences:
- a CDS encoding ligand-binding sensor domain-containing protein, translated as MRVTLLIFTCLLFSNAFSQNLHFQSLSNLNEIRKIVIDHDTLWIATGGGVQKRLSDGTLLATYTKANSLGINLTTDIFIDKEGNKWFSGSNIITKYDNNEFTSFQVPDSLLVNSSISSFAVDSVGQVWFGLYKNALKYDGNEYQVYDYAELGDIGGSSANDITIDSQGHIWFATRFGIFMFDGEQWTSYDMEDGLPDNSCVALQIDEKGSIWVATRTGVARYDGQIWQPYSSGQISDLTINDFYVYEDQVWIATLSGIAHFDGTTWHTSLVDDEVHAIAASANGTVWFQNKHALGLHSFTSNNQVQSWLLPTTIAGNNIFEMTTDTTGALWFATDNGVSQYNGEQWITYRQEDGLVNNHVFDIDVDHQNQVWMATTTGVSRYDGQSWQTFTTAEGLSSNRVIAVKGDLEDNVWLGTIDQGVMKYDGTSWTSYTTADGLISDYITCIAIDSLNRVIVGGYDGISIFDGTSWTNRYIHADGGTHTDIVDAVTVDDQQRIWIGSLTNGVNVIEGDSIYRYKAENSFLSSPISAIAVKGNTTYVVTNKGLSINNDSSWQNYTYQDGLPFINSVSLYIDLHENLWIGGTGGLYVAKFKENHAPTNILAERDTIPLLQDVNTFITGLLTVDEDLLDIYYYELIPDLLTDYEYVTVVADQLWLSKTLSQDKTVLSIKIRSTDVSGDFIDKLITLRVNKGSVITSVPEKSVNTLNVYPVPTQDKIQIEGINSSAQLSLYDLWGNQEKIDYIKRQDGTTEVNLQHLSAGIYLLRIFNRQHWHTLRVVKQ; from the coding sequence ATGAGAGTAACTCTATTGATTTTCACTTGCCTGCTGTTCAGTAATGCATTTTCCCAAAACCTTCATTTTCAATCTTTATCCAATCTGAATGAAATAAGAAAAATTGTTATTGATCACGACACACTTTGGATTGCAACTGGGGGTGGGGTACAAAAACGATTATCCGATGGAACACTACTGGCTACTTATACGAAAGCCAATAGCTTGGGCATCAACTTAACCACTGATATTTTCATCGACAAAGAAGGTAATAAATGGTTTAGTGGGTCCAATATTATCACCAAATATGATAACAACGAATTTACTTCATTTCAGGTACCGGATTCTTTGCTTGTAAATAGCAGCATATCATCATTCGCAGTTGATAGTGTGGGTCAGGTGTGGTTTGGATTATATAAAAATGCACTCAAGTATGATGGTAATGAATATCAGGTATATGACTATGCTGAATTAGGTGACATAGGGGGTTCCTCAGCCAATGACATTACCATTGATTCACAAGGACACATATGGTTTGCTACTAGATTTGGCATTTTTATGTTTGATGGAGAGCAGTGGACTTCTTATGACATGGAAGATGGATTGCCTGATAACAGTTGTGTTGCCCTTCAGATAGATGAGAAAGGAAGTATCTGGGTTGCTACCAGAACAGGAGTTGCCCGCTATGATGGACAAATCTGGCAACCCTATAGCTCTGGTCAAATTTCAGATCTAACGATCAATGATTTTTATGTCTATGAAGATCAGGTTTGGATTGCTACACTTTCAGGTATTGCTCATTTTGATGGCACTACCTGGCATACCTCTCTCGTTGATGATGAAGTACATGCCATTGCTGCGAGTGCAAATGGCACTGTATGGTTTCAAAATAAGCATGCTTTGGGATTACATTCTTTTACGAGCAATAATCAGGTTCAATCTTGGCTGCTACCTACTACCATAGCAGGTAATAATATATTTGAAATGACCACAGATACTACAGGTGCGCTTTGGTTTGCCACTGATAATGGGGTTAGCCAGTATAATGGAGAACAATGGATTACCTACAGACAGGAAGATGGGCTAGTAAACAACCACGTATTTGACATTGATGTGGATCATCAAAATCAAGTGTGGATGGCAACCACAACAGGAGTGTCACGGTATGATGGCCAAAGCTGGCAAACTTTTACAACAGCAGAAGGGCTTAGCAGCAATAGAGTAATAGCTGTCAAAGGAGATTTAGAAGATAATGTATGGCTGGGCACCATTGACCAAGGCGTAATGAAGTATGATGGAACTTCCTGGACAAGCTACACGACAGCAGATGGCTTAATCAGTGATTACATCACCTGCATTGCTATAGATAGCCTCAATAGAGTAATTGTAGGTGGTTATGATGGTATCTCTATTTTTGATGGTACTTCCTGGACTAACAGGTATATCCATGCAGACGGTGGTACTCATACTGATATTGTGGATGCTGTAACAGTGGATGATCAACAACGCATATGGATAGGTTCCCTCACAAATGGTGTCAATGTCATAGAAGGGGATAGCATCTATAGGTACAAGGCAGAAAATAGCTTTTTGAGTAGCCCCATCTCAGCTATAGCTGTAAAAGGAAACACTACGTATGTGGTAACAAATAAGGGTTTGAGTATCAATAATGATTCTTCTTGGCAAAACTACACCTATCAAGACGGTTTACCCTTCATTAATTCAGTATCCTTATACATTGATCTTCATGAGAATCTTTGGATTGGTGGTACTGGAGGATTATATGTTGCCAAATTCAAAGAAAATCATGCTCCTACCAATATTTTGGCAGAAAGAGATACTATCCCGCTTCTTCAGGATGTGAATACTTTCATCACCGGATTACTGACAGTAGATGAAGATCTTCTGGATATATATTACTATGAGTTGATTCCTGATCTATTGACAGATTATGAATATGTCACGGTGGTAGCTGATCAACTGTGGCTAAGTAAGACTCTTTCTCAAGATAAAACGGTTTTATCCATAAAGATACGCTCTACTGATGTAAGTGGGGATTTTATTGATAAATTGATCACGCTGCGGGTGAATAAAGGATCTGTTATCACTTCTGTACCGGAAAAATCAGTCAATACTCTTAATGTTTACCCTGTTCCAACACAGGACAAAATTCAGATTGAAGGCATAAATTCTTCCGCACAACTGTCTCTCTACGATCTTTGGGGTAACCAGGAAAAGATTGATTATATAAAGAGGCAAGATGGAACAACTGAAGTAAACTTACAGCATCTCTCTGCTGGTATATATTTGCTCCGTATTTTTAATAGGCAACATTGGCATACTCTCAGAGTGGTAAAGCAATAA
- a CDS encoding recombinase family protein, translated as MKIGYAIASTIDQNLHLQKDALENAGCDKTIVDTISGSVLLRPRLERFKEQLREGNSLVVRRLDRLGRSLKDLISWSAYLEDKGIRLVSLQDSIDTSSSTG; from the coding sequence ATGAAGATCGGATACGCGATAGCCTCAACCATAGATCAAAACTTACACCTTCAGAAAGATGCGCTTGAGAATGCGGGTTGTGATAAAACCATTGTGGATACCATCAGCGGTTCGGTTCTGCTTCGCCCTAGACTAGAGAGATTCAAAGAACAACTCCGTGAAGGTAATTCATTAGTAGTTAGGAGATTGGACCGCCTAGGACGCTCCCTCAAAGATCTCATTAGCTGGTCCGCTTACCTGGAAGATAAGGGTATAAGATTAGTAAGTCTTCAAGACTCTATTGATACAAGTTCGTCAACCGGTTAA
- a CDS encoding bifunctional heptose 7-phosphate kinase/heptose 1-phosphate adenyltransferase, whose protein sequence is MAKSLDEIFDSFRQLKVLIVGDVMLDAYIWGKVERISPEAPVPIVHVRKREKRLGGAANVALNVQALGAIPMICAVVGDDPAGQDFLSLLQEQKISTQGIVKSSSRVTTVKERVIAGSQQMLRVDSEDDELLNDTDREALYEVVQEAMQEADVVIFQDYDKGVLSEKLIQQTITLANQRGIPTAVDPKRRNFLHYRKATFFKPNLKELREGLQAENLDLLKEKHETALTPEQAVMEASTRLKELMEVETTFITMSERGVYIDAIHQGKEEKHVIPAHIRQISDVSGAGDTVISIAALCLALGLAPRLLAELANLGGGIVCEYTGVVSIQRERLLQEAKHVLNNPSFT, encoded by the coding sequence ATGGCAAAATCTTTAGATGAGATATTTGATTCCTTTCGCCAACTGAAGGTATTGATCGTTGGGGACGTGATGCTGGATGCTTATATCTGGGGCAAGGTTGAACGTATCTCACCAGAAGCTCCTGTGCCCATCGTGCACGTACGCAAACGTGAAAAAAGATTGGGGGGTGCTGCCAATGTCGCACTCAATGTACAGGCTTTGGGAGCTATACCTATGATTTGTGCTGTGGTAGGAGATGATCCTGCCGGACAAGACTTTCTTAGCCTACTACAGGAGCAGAAAATTTCAACCCAGGGGATCGTCAAAAGCAGCAGCCGGGTTACCACCGTCAAAGAGAGAGTCATTGCGGGTTCGCAGCAAATGTTGCGGGTAGATTCTGAAGATGATGAATTATTGAATGATACTGATAGAGAAGCACTCTATGAGGTAGTACAGGAAGCCATGCAAGAGGCCGATGTGGTGATCTTTCAGGATTATGACAAAGGCGTATTGAGCGAAAAACTGATTCAGCAGACTATTACATTGGCTAACCAAAGAGGAATTCCTACGGCAGTGGATCCTAAGCGCCGTAATTTTCTTCACTATCGTAAGGCTACATTTTTTAAACCTAACCTTAAAGAACTCAGAGAAGGCCTTCAGGCAGAAAACCTGGACTTACTCAAAGAGAAACACGAGACTGCTTTGACACCGGAGCAGGCAGTGATGGAGGCCTCTACCCGACTTAAAGAACTAATGGAGGTAGAGACAACTTTTATTACGATGTCAGAGAGGGGAGTATATATTGATGCTATCCATCAAGGCAAGGAAGAAAAACATGTCATTCCCGCGCATATTCGTCAGATTTCAGATGTATCCGGAGCGGGAGATACTGTAATTAGCATTGCTGCGCTTTGTCTGGCTTTGGGTTTAGCGCCTCGTCTGCTGGCGGAGTTAGCCAACCTGGGGGGAGGTATCGTATGTGAGTACACAGGAGTGGTATCCATACAGCGGGAGCGTCTTTTGCAGGAAGCTAAACATGTACTGAACAATCCATCTTTTACATGA
- a CDS encoding pyridoxal phosphate-dependent aminotransferase — protein MEQLSDRIKAMEESATIAMAQKARELKTKGIDVISLSLGEPDFKTPEHICQAAKDAIDEGKYFTYSPVPGYLDLRQAIAEKLKKENQLSYTAEQIVVSTGAKQSIANAFMCLLNPGDEVIVYAPYWVSYAEIIKLAEGVPVLINGTIENNFKATADQLKKAITPKTKAVIFSSPCNPTGAVFSREELGAMAEALADRPDIVVIADEIYEHINFSGEHVSIASMPGMMERTVTVNGFSKGFAMTGWRLGYIAAPLEIAKACGKIQGQFTSGTNSIAQRAALAALKGDMKPTEEMGKAYHRRRDLVLEKLKEVPGIKTYVPNGAFYIFPDVSSYFGKSDGEVTIKDSEDFCMYILNTAHVSLVTGDAFGAPECVRLSYAASDEDLVKAIHRIKEALSKLK, from the coding sequence ATGGAGCAACTATCCGACAGAATTAAGGCCATGGAAGAGTCGGCAACCATCGCCATGGCTCAGAAAGCACGTGAATTGAAAACCAAAGGGATTGATGTCATCAGCCTGAGCCTGGGTGAACCGGACTTTAAAACCCCGGAACATATCTGTCAGGCTGCCAAAGATGCCATTGACGAAGGTAAATACTTTACGTATTCTCCTGTGCCCGGTTATCTTGATTTGCGCCAGGCCATTGCGGAGAAGCTGAAAAAAGAGAATCAGCTCAGCTATACTGCTGAACAGATCGTTGTTTCTACCGGTGCCAAGCAGTCTATCGCCAACGCCTTTATGTGCCTGCTCAACCCGGGTGATGAAGTGATTGTCTATGCTCCTTACTGGGTAAGTTACGCAGAGATTATCAAATTGGCAGAGGGTGTACCGGTACTGATCAATGGTACTATTGAAAATAACTTTAAAGCAACTGCCGATCAGTTGAAAAAAGCGATCACCCCTAAGACCAAGGCGGTCATTTTCTCTTCCCCTTGTAATCCTACCGGAGCGGTTTTCAGTCGCGAAGAACTAGGTGCTATGGCAGAAGCCCTGGCTGATCGTCCGGATATTGTAGTGATTGCGGATGAAATTTATGAGCATATCAACTTCAGCGGTGAGCATGTAAGCATTGCCAGTATGCCCGGTATGATGGAGCGTACGGTGACTGTCAACGGATTCTCCAAAGGATTTGCCATGACGGGCTGGCGTCTGGGGTATATCGCAGCGCCCCTGGAGATTGCCAAAGCCTGCGGAAAAATTCAGGGACAGTTTACTTCCGGTACCAACAGCATTGCACAGCGCGCTGCCCTTGCTGCGCTCAAAGGAGATATGAAACCTACGGAAGAGATGGGCAAAGCTTACCATCGCCGCAGAGATCTGGTGCTGGAAAAACTCAAAGAAGTACCGGGCATCAAAACTTATGTGCCCAATGGTGCTTTTTATATCTTCCCCGATGTAAGTTCATATTTTGGCAAATCAGATGGTGAGGTTACCATCAAAGATTCGGAAGACTTTTGTATGTATATTCTGAATACTGCCCATGTGTCTTTGGTCACCGGAGATGCTTTTGGCGCACCTGAGTGTGTCCGTCTTTCTTACGCTGCCTCCGACGAAGATCTGGTAAAAGCCATTCACCGGATCAAAGAAGCACTAAGTAAACTGAAGTAA
- a CDS encoding helix-turn-helix domain-containing protein: MFGALAEFERYLIRERTMAGLAAARARGKQGGRPKVLSEEKRMLLHKLYADESYSINAICQMLNISKPTLYKYLDQP; encoded by the coding sequence ATGTTTGGAGCTCTTGCAGAATTTGAGCGCTACCTGATCCGTGAGCGTACCATGGCTGGCCTGGCCGCGGCCCGTGCCCGGGGAAAGCAGGGCGGGAGGCCTAAAGTTCTGAGTGAAGAGAAACGTATGTTATTGCATAAACTCTACGCCGATGAGTCATACTCCATCAATGCCATCTGCCAAATGCTGAATATTAGCAAACCTACGCTGTATAAGTACCTAGATCAACCTTAG
- a CDS encoding HipA domain-containing protein, whose translation MIRGIASSYLLTSIKIVPHSLIRLASGELAYITKKIDRQKKKKLHMEDMCQLTERLTEYKYKGSHEQIGKTIIQYATHPILDIINYFEQVVFSFLTANANMHLKNFSLLKQP comes from the coding sequence TTGATACGAGGCATTGCCAGCAGCTACCTGCTAACAAGTATTAAAATAGTTCCTCATTCCTTAATTCGTCTTGCCTCTGGAGAATTAGCCTATATCACTAAAAAAATAGACCGACAAAAGAAGAAAAAACTGCACATGGAAGATATGTGCCAGCTGACGGAAAGACTGACAGAGTACAAATACAAAGGTTCTCATGAGCAGATAGGCAAAACCATTATACAATATGCTACCCATCCCATCCTGGATATTATCAACTACTTTGAACAGGTGGTATTTTCATTTCTGACAGCGAATGCAAATATGCACCTGAAGAACTTCTCTTTGCTCAAACAACCATAG
- a CDS encoding helix-turn-helix domain-containing protein, with protein sequence MEKDKRKSLGELIRKRRAELGLSQTGLAQKLDITQGQMGKIERGEVSITIDRLRELSTLLKTSLINFLIESSYDTITDDLRTKYKLYSDHLTQHQKKFFESEVIYLRDELDSLKRENSALEEQVHALKERMALKESSLERIRTTVIVREAQLDYSEAFQVSTQKVIEEYKKQNVFEKTSQEIFSEVLNESVVHFVASIKHNYSEVLTEEGLYHKIQDTYTPGYLDKIFEMVNDFINEVENEKRKASEEE encoded by the coding sequence ATGGAAAAAGATAAAAGGAAATCTCTTGGTGAACTGATAAGAAAAAGAAGGGCTGAATTAGGCCTTAGCCAAACTGGCTTAGCTCAAAAATTAGATATTACGCAAGGTCAAATGGGAAAAATTGAAAGAGGAGAGGTAAGTATTACTATAGATAGACTACGAGAGTTGTCCACCTTGCTTAAAACAAGTTTAATAAACTTCCTGATAGAGTCTAGTTACGATACTATCACAGATGACCTACGCACTAAGTATAAACTGTATTCTGATCATCTGACTCAACATCAAAAGAAATTTTTTGAGAGCGAAGTGATTTATTTACGGGATGAACTGGATTCCTTAAAAAGAGAAAACTCTGCTTTGGAAGAGCAGGTGCACGCTCTTAAAGAGAGAATGGCATTAAAAGAATCCTCTCTTGAAAGAATCCGCACAACGGTAATTGTGAGGGAAGCTCAGCTTGACTATTCTGAAGCTTTTCAAGTATCAACACAAAAAGTAATAGAGGAGTACAAAAAACAAAATGTGTTTGAAAAAACTTCACAGGAAATATTCTCTGAAGTACTTAATGAAAGTGTTGTCCATTTTGTAGCTTCTATCAAGCACAATTATAGTGAAGTATTGACTGAAGAAGGGCTATATCATAAGATACAAGACACTTATACACCGGGATATTTAGATAAAATTTTTGAAATGGTCAATGATTTTATAAATGAGGTCGAAAACGAAAAAAGAAAAGCGTCTGAGGAAGAATAG
- a CDS encoding DNA-primase RepB domain-containing protein yields the protein MKRYIETLQADIYDVALIYYKKDEKPKIRLSYTAEQLIRSVGFLKAKNAEGYHIYGRPEGLKYILLDDIKHEKLLELAKLKPCLLIETSPRNYQAWLKLSFDPEDYQYSLDIGRELQQMLDADQGAVSPRQVGRLPGYTNRKQQYRNPDGKYPFVILRKYQNRESSFHPRGGRAKNLVGKGRKIELKRYSMSEVDFAIACQMIREGRSDFDIESRLLQNLSGRNKGRCYISTTIRKAREAIKR from the coding sequence GTGAAACGCTACATAGAGACTTTACAAGCAGACATATATGATGTAGCCTTGATCTATTATAAGAAGGATGAAAAGCCAAAGATCAGGCTATCTTATACTGCGGAACAGTTAATAAGGTCTGTAGGTTTTCTCAAAGCTAAAAATGCAGAGGGCTACCATATTTATGGGAGACCTGAAGGGTTAAAATATATCCTGCTAGATGATATAAAACATGAGAAACTACTGGAGCTTGCTAAACTTAAGCCCTGTTTGCTTATTGAAACCAGCCCTAGAAATTATCAAGCTTGGTTAAAGCTCTCTTTTGATCCGGAGGATTATCAATATTCACTGGATATCGGCAGAGAACTCCAACAGATGCTTGATGCTGATCAGGGAGCAGTGAGTCCCAGACAGGTTGGTAGGTTGCCAGGTTATACCAACCGAAAGCAACAGTATAGAAATCCTGATGGAAAGTATCCTTTTGTGATTCTACGAAAGTACCAGAATAGAGAATCCTCCTTCCACCCAAGGGGGGGGCGTGCAAAGAATCTGGTTGGAAAAGGAAGAAAGATAGAATTAAAAAGGTATAGTATGAGTGAAGTTGATTTTGCCATAGCCTGCCAGATGATCCGAGAGGGAAGAAGTGACTTTGATATTGAATCAAGGCTTCTCCAAAATCTTTCGGGCAGGAATAAGGGGAGGTGTTATATTTCTACTACGATCAGGAAGGCCAGAGAAGCAATTAAAAGATAA
- a CDS encoding tyrosine-type recombinase/integrase has translation MRVIYDRKKFEVASEHHSTTDLWDDLAGRANGPGKDRINRCLSELESKVYRVKERLEIESKTVSSKNIKKALFGRDNFGAPNKRLLDYFSEYIEKLEKRGKLDEETLKTYRTSLHRHLKNYLSYADKTNFLVNDLSLKFVRDYDEYLRSVALTPRLTKLKSATVKKQHEKLSALSKEAIYDGYIDSNPYASLSFSKKNDEVVPLNWYELTIIKEAELPERLDRVRDIFIFSCFSGLRYSDASALTMDMVTESKSGNFYLHIDKQEKTSKPGNVPLFMEAVKILRKYELSPERKVLNLALPKISNQKVNKFLKEIGNQLGIKKHMTHKLARHTFATTVLQDIPAEEAQFLLMHADIKSTLVYKKVTVEQLEKSIRNIEETRS, from the coding sequence ATGCGAGTTATCTACGACCGGAAGAAGTTTGAAGTAGCTTCCGAACATCATTCTACTACTGATCTATGGGATGATTTGGCTGGTAGAGCTAATGGACCTGGAAAAGACAGGATAAATAGATGTCTGTCAGAATTAGAAAGCAAAGTATACAGAGTTAAAGAAAGGCTAGAAATTGAAAGTAAAACGGTTTCTTCTAAAAATATTAAGAAAGCATTATTCGGAAGAGATAACTTTGGTGCGCCTAATAAAAGACTGCTTGATTATTTTTCAGAATACATAGAAAAACTTGAAAAAAGAGGTAAGCTGGATGAGGAAACCTTGAAAACCTATCGCACCTCATTGCATCGTCACTTAAAAAATTATTTGTCATACGCTGATAAGACCAATTTTTTAGTGAATGATTTGAGTCTGAAGTTTGTGCGTGACTATGATGAATATCTCAGATCCGTTGCATTAACTCCCCGACTTACCAAGCTAAAATCAGCAACTGTTAAGAAACAACATGAAAAATTGTCAGCCTTGTCAAAAGAAGCAATTTATGACGGCTACATAGATAGCAATCCTTATGCAAGCTTGTCTTTTTCTAAAAAAAATGATGAGGTTGTTCCGTTGAATTGGTATGAGTTGACCATTATCAAAGAAGCCGAACTTCCTGAGAGACTTGATAGAGTAAGAGATATATTTATTTTTTCATGCTTTAGTGGATTGAGGTATAGTGATGCTTCTGCTTTGACTATGGATATGGTTACTGAAAGCAAATCCGGTAATTTTTATCTCCATATAGATAAGCAAGAAAAAACGAGTAAGCCTGGGAATGTCCCATTATTTATGGAAGCAGTAAAAATCTTAAGAAAGTATGAGCTTAGTCCGGAAAGAAAGGTCCTCAACTTGGCTTTACCGAAAATATCAAATCAAAAGGTGAATAAATTTTTAAAGGAAATTGGTAATCAATTAGGCATAAAGAAACATATGACGCACAAGTTGGCAAGACATACTTTTGCTACAACAGTATTACAAGATATACCCGCCGAAGAAGCTCAATTTTTACTAATGCACGCTGATATTAAGAGCACCTTGGTTTATAAAAAAGTAACTGTTGAGCAACTGGAAAAATCCATCAGAAATATTGAAGAAACAAGGAGCTAA
- a CDS encoding helix-turn-helix domain-containing protein — protein MKKGETSVQVAFPGFQEVLERLERIENQIKSTQQEGIGGYVTEKEACKLLGKKTTWFWKLRKDGELPFTKVGSTVYYDKEDLKRLLDKGKN, from the coding sequence ATGAAAAAAGGAGAGACTTCGGTACAGGTTGCATTTCCTGGTTTCCAGGAGGTGCTAGAAAGATTAGAAAGAATAGAAAATCAAATCAAAAGCACTCAGCAAGAGGGCATTGGAGGGTATGTCACTGAAAAGGAAGCTTGTAAATTACTTGGGAAAAAGACAACCTGGTTTTGGAAACTAAGAAAAGATGGAGAGTTGCCCTTTACCAAAGTAGGCAGCACGGTGTATTATGATAAAGAAGATTTAAAGAGGTTGCTGGACAAAGGAAAGAACTAA
- a CDS encoding AAA family ATPase → MVVEELHELLYPKKSENGYQKKYNGQSQITEFSLEDLEKDRVDSDTDVPDPIPSIYVGGKIFCCKGEFGVLGGKQKAGKSSVLVQFAASALIKDTPDKIDRNPISCSYAQNKPVIYIDTEMGKSKTKAFYRQVQKFLGIDQKIPQLLTYSLSEHFTSAERLNRFKSILKHYNDAHLWLIDHYADFGSGVNNEEASNEQLQWLNALAKKMDTTFILVMHENPGSSDKLRGHLGSEGLRKASGILGIVKDKKHRVHKIECRDLRHDEDFEAIIMEWDKARGRLVPVSSDKAEEVRRDNPEEQEKEELRSLAKRCLLDGSERIKYGRLVDRILNHAPSVINESISESAAKRRVKKMKEYGIIGKDEEGNYRLCSS, encoded by the coding sequence ATGGTGGTAGAAGAGTTGCATGAATTACTGTACCCAAAGAAAAGTGAGAATGGGTATCAAAAGAAGTACAATGGGCAATCACAGATAACTGAATTCTCTCTTGAAGATTTAGAAAAAGATAGGGTTGACTCAGATACTGATGTTCCTGATCCGATACCTAGCATTTATGTTGGAGGGAAAATTTTTTGTTGCAAAGGTGAATTTGGTGTGTTAGGCGGTAAGCAAAAAGCGGGTAAAAGTAGCGTATTAGTTCAATTTGCCGCAAGTGCTCTCATTAAAGACACTCCAGATAAAATAGATAGAAATCCAATCAGTTGTTCCTATGCCCAAAATAAACCTGTCATCTATATAGATACTGAAATGGGTAAATCAAAGACCAAAGCATTTTATAGACAGGTACAAAAATTCTTAGGTATAGATCAGAAAATTCCCCAATTACTTACTTACTCTCTTTCCGAACATTTTACATCAGCAGAAAGACTTAACCGGTTTAAATCTATTTTAAAGCATTACAATGATGCTCATTTATGGCTCATTGACCATTATGCAGATTTTGGATCAGGAGTCAACAATGAAGAAGCATCCAATGAGCAGTTGCAATGGCTGAATGCTTTAGCGAAGAAGATGGATACTACCTTCATCCTAGTCATGCATGAAAATCCAGGTAGTTCTGATAAATTGAGAGGCCATCTTGGTAGTGAGGGGCTCAGAAAAGCTTCTGGAATATTGGGTATTGTAAAAGATAAGAAACATAGAGTGCATAAAATTGAATGCAGAGATCTCAGACACGATGAAGACTTCGAAGCGATTATCATGGAATGGGATAAAGCTAGGGGAAGGCTAGTACCAGTAAGTTCAGACAAAGCTGAAGAGGTCAGAAGAGACAATCCTGAAGAGCAAGAAAAAGAAGAGCTAAGAAGTTTAGCTAAAAGATGTCTACTGGATGGAAGCGAAAGAATCAAATATGGAAGGCTAGTTGATAGAATTTTAAACCATGCTCCAAGTGTAATCAACGAGTCCATCTCTGAATCCGCAGCAAAAAGAAGAGTGAAAAAGATGAAAGAATATGGAATTATAGGAAAGGATGAGGAGGGAAACTATCGGCTTTGTTCTTCTTAA